In Hymenobacter gelipurpurascens, one DNA window encodes the following:
- a CDS encoding ComEC/Rec2 family competence protein: MIKWAPYAFVRLVLPLMAGILTYLYFGELLPPLLWALTGLVLLYITVQLWASRQPTSGPTNAVGLLAILTLYVAGAAFTQQATESRSSIHLYRFGSQIEFYRGVVDDYTVVRPATYATTVRVSAVRVEGKWRPAVGGIRVSIPRDSSVAAPQYGDVWLVRGAPSPSKPPLNPGEFDYRRYLQYHQVYHQHFIHPDQYRQLAVAPPSRLRAVAMRAARVLDSVFREYVHEKREYALASALVLGIKDEVDQATKQAYANTGTTHIMAVSGLQVGLLFAAITGLLSLVPGRRGPWFRLVSALLGLTVIWSYAFLTGLSASVLRAAVMFTFVIAGQSVGRRANMFNTLAAAAFLLLCYDPYLLCDVGFQLSFLAVLSIVYLQPRIVGWFEPQEYFLDKQRPWQPPAVQKFWKYTGWLLNKIWQATALSLAAQVATFPLGLYYFHQFPLGFLFSNLVAVPISSGAVYVGLLLLLLKGLVATVGLFSSSLAAALDWLPRGVAYVFEQMIWLFNEYIFWIGRQMPGALISGIHVTAPQAWLIFAVVLALLAFFALKRLSWLGLACGLLGLFAGSQVWAAQQLAPDERLLIYSIPRRSVLGFWQGVAADIVPLDSLPLTETERTYRIVPGSIQRDAQRVSYHHGWQGAPVPARVVEPGLTLASWRGIRLAFVSGPLSGARQPAPVDVLVLRRNARVRAEELAEVFGTESQVVFDSSCKSWYVLRQDSLLHQAGFQVYDVTAQGAFVVRPRQ; encoded by the coding sequence ATGATAAAGTGGGCTCCGTATGCCTTTGTGCGGCTGGTACTGCCTTTGATGGCGGGCATCCTGACGTATCTGTATTTCGGAGAGCTGCTGCCGCCGCTGCTATGGGCACTGACGGGGCTGGTACTGCTATATATAACCGTACAGCTATGGGCGTCGCGCCAACCCACGTCAGGCCCTACCAATGCGGTAGGCCTCCTGGCCATCCTGACGCTGTATGTGGCTGGCGCTGCTTTTACGCAGCAGGCTACCGAAAGCCGTTCTTCCATTCATTTGTATCGTTTCGGAAGCCAGATCGAGTTTTATAGAGGAGTAGTAGATGACTACACGGTGGTGCGGCCTGCCACCTATGCTACTACCGTGCGTGTGTCGGCGGTGCGGGTGGAGGGAAAGTGGCGGCCAGCCGTAGGCGGCATCCGGGTATCCATTCCGCGCGACTCCAGCGTGGCCGCTCCGCAGTACGGCGACGTGTGGCTGGTGCGCGGCGCTCCGTCGCCCAGCAAACCACCTCTCAACCCCGGTGAATTCGACTACCGCCGCTACCTGCAGTATCACCAGGTATATCATCAGCACTTCATTCACCCCGATCAGTACCGGCAGTTGGCCGTGGCGCCGCCCAGCCGGCTGCGTGCCGTAGCCATGCGGGCGGCACGGGTGCTGGATAGTGTATTTCGGGAATACGTGCACGAGAAACGCGAATATGCGCTGGCTTCGGCCTTGGTGCTGGGCATCAAGGATGAGGTAGATCAGGCCACCAAACAGGCCTACGCCAACACGGGTACCACCCACATCATGGCAGTTTCGGGGTTGCAGGTGGGCCTGTTATTTGCGGCCATTACGGGCCTGCTGAGTCTGGTGCCGGGCCGGCGTGGGCCGTGGTTTCGGCTGGTGTCGGCGCTGCTGGGGCTGACCGTTATCTGGAGTTATGCTTTCCTAACGGGCCTTTCTGCGTCCGTGCTGCGAGCGGCCGTCATGTTCACGTTCGTCATAGCAGGCCAGTCGGTAGGGCGCCGCGCGAACATGTTTAATACCCTGGCCGCTGCTGCCTTCCTACTGCTCTGCTACGACCCATATCTGCTCTGTGATGTGGGCTTCCAGCTCTCGTTTCTGGCAGTGCTCAGTATCGTGTATTTGCAGCCGCGGATAGTCGGCTGGTTTGAGCCACAAGAGTATTTCCTGGATAAGCAGCGTCCCTGGCAACCACCAGCAGTGCAGAAATTCTGGAAGTACACGGGCTGGCTGCTGAATAAGATCTGGCAGGCCACGGCGCTGTCGTTGGCGGCGCAGGTGGCCACCTTTCCGCTAGGCCTGTATTACTTCCATCAGTTCCCGCTGGGCTTCCTGTTTTCCAACCTGGTGGCGGTGCCCATTTCCAGCGGCGCCGTGTACGTAGGCCTGTTGCTCTTGCTACTAAAAGGACTGGTAGCCACAGTCGGTTTGTTCTCCAGTAGCCTGGCTGCCGCGCTTGACTGGCTGCCGCGCGGAGTGGCCTACGTGTTCGAGCAGATGATCTGGCTCTTCAATGAGTACATTTTCTGGATTGGCCGCCAGATGCCGGGTGCCCTCATTTCCGGTATCCACGTAACGGCCCCGCAGGCCTGGCTGATTTTTGCGGTAGTGCTGGCCCTGCTGGCGTTCTTCGCCCTCAAGCGCCTGTCGTGGCTTGGCCTGGCGTGTGGGCTCCTAGGCCTGTTCGCCGGCAGCCAGGTATGGGCAGCGCAACAGTTGGCACCCGATGAGCGGCTACTGATTTACAGCATTCCGCGTCGTTCCGTCCTCGGCTTCTGGCAAGGTGTTGCCGCGGACATCGTCCCGCTCGATTCGTTGCCACTCACCGAAACCGAGCGCACCTACCGCATTGTACCCGGCAGCATACAGCGAGACGCCCAGCGGGTGAGCTACCATCATGGTTGGCAGGGGGCTCCTGTGCCCGCCCGTGTAGTAGAACCAGGCTTGACGCTAGCTTCCTGGCGGGGCATTCGGCTGGCTTTTGTCAGTGGCCCGTTGAGTGGTGCCCGCCAGCCAGCGCCGGTTGATGTGCTGGTGCTGCGCCGCAATGCCCGTGTACGAGCTGAGGAGCTAGCGGAGGTGTTTGGCACAGAGTCGCAGGTAGTTTTCGATTCTTCCTGCAAAAGCTGGTACGTGCTACGGCAAGATTCCCTCCTGCATCAGGCTGGCTTTCAAGTATATGATGTAACGGCGCAGGGCGCTTTCGTTGTTCGGCCGCGCCAGTAG
- a CDS encoding MerR family transcriptional regulator, whose product MGHFSISDLEQLSGVKAHTIRIWEQRYGILRPVRTATNIRTYCDDDLRRLLNVATLCNRGHRISQVARLSEQELMDAVISCNNDENNYCQQVNGLLAAMLHMDEPQLSSLMNNATRKLGFEDAILHVAYPFLQRIGVMWQAGCVNPAQEHLVTNLLRQKIMAAIDAVPPVKPAEVRRWVLFLPEGEMHELALLFMNYALRARGHHVLYLGQNLPITELEAICASYEPHAICTVMTAVPERDKVQEFIDELHRLCPSPTLFLYGPLVQQENIRLPFNAIKVRLMTDFLALVEEMQPTAAKEALVLAKT is encoded by the coding sequence GTGGGACATTTTTCCATCAGCGACCTGGAGCAGCTTTCCGGCGTTAAGGCACATACTATTCGTATCTGGGAGCAGCGCTATGGCATCCTGCGGCCCGTACGTACCGCCACCAACATCCGCACCTACTGCGACGATGATTTGCGGCGGTTGCTGAATGTGGCCACGCTCTGCAATCGGGGGCATCGGATTTCGCAGGTAGCCCGTCTCTCCGAACAGGAGTTGATGGACGCCGTGATATCCTGTAACAACGATGAAAACAACTATTGCCAGCAGGTGAATGGCCTTTTGGCCGCCATGCTGCACATGGATGAGCCTCAGCTGAGTTCCCTAATGAACAATGCTACCCGCAAGCTGGGCTTCGAGGACGCGATTCTGCACGTGGCCTACCCGTTTCTGCAGCGCATTGGCGTGATGTGGCAGGCTGGCTGCGTTAATCCGGCGCAGGAGCACCTGGTAACCAACCTGCTGCGCCAGAAAATCATGGCTGCCATTGATGCCGTGCCGCCCGTGAAACCCGCCGAGGTGCGGCGGTGGGTGCTGTTTCTGCCGGAAGGGGAGATGCATGAGCTAGCGCTCTTGTTTATGAACTACGCGCTGCGGGCCCGGGGGCACCATGTGTTGTATCTAGGCCAGAACCTTCCCATCACAGAGCTTGAAGCCATCTGTGCTTCCTATGAGCCCCACGCTATCTGCACCGTAATGACGGCTGTGCCGGAGCGCGACAAAGTCCAAGAATTTATAGACGAGCTTCATCGGCTTTGCCCTAGTCCTACTTTATTTTTGTACGGCCCGTTGGTACAACAAGAAAACATACGTTTGCCATTCAACGCGATAAAAGTGAGGTTGATGACGGATTTCCTTGCGTTGGTCGAGGAAATGCAACCAACGGCAGCTAAAGAAGCCCTCGTGCTGGCGAAAACTTAA
- a CDS encoding putative quinol monooxygenase, which produces MLIRIVRMTFAPENVPAFLEIFRQSEHHIRQMPGCRFLELWQDANQPNLYCTHSHWDSADALNAYRRSELFGQVWPATKKLFSAPVVAFSVHRVEAATLPADLA; this is translated from the coding sequence ATGCTGATCCGCATCGTTCGCATGACTTTCGCGCCGGAAAATGTGCCGGCTTTCTTGGAGATATTTCGCCAATCGGAACACCACATCCGGCAGATGCCGGGCTGCCGTTTTCTGGAACTGTGGCAGGATGCGAACCAGCCTAACCTCTATTGCACCCACAGCCACTGGGACTCTGCCGATGCGCTGAATGCCTACCGCCGCTCTGAGCTGTTTGGCCAAGTGTGGCCCGCCACCAAGAAACTGTTTTCCGCGCCAGTCGTTGCATTTTCTGTACACCGCGTAGAAGCCGCTACGTTGCCCGCCGACCTGGCCTAG
- a CDS encoding GNAT family N-acetyltransferase, which produces MNVQRITTPEDLDAALAIRNTVFVQGQNVPAELENDAHDRTDATHYLARTDDGTPCGAARWRPTENGVKLERFAVLGQFRNQQVGAALLASVLHDVQAAHPEATVYLNAQLPAVRFYERHGFEKVGEQFTEAGIEHYKMQWKRPA; this is translated from the coding sequence ATGAACGTCCAGCGCATCACTACTCCCGAGGACCTCGACGCGGCTCTTGCCATTCGCAACACGGTGTTTGTGCAGGGGCAGAATGTGCCCGCTGAGCTGGAAAACGACGCCCACGACCGCACTGATGCCACGCACTACCTGGCCCGCACCGACGACGGCACGCCCTGCGGAGCCGCCCGCTGGCGCCCCACCGAAAACGGCGTGAAGCTGGAGCGCTTTGCCGTGCTAGGCCAGTTCCGCAACCAGCAAGTAGGCGCGGCGCTGCTCGCCAGCGTGCTGCACGATGTGCAAGCAGCGCACCCGGAAGCCACTGTGTATCTGAATGCGCAGCTGCCGGCTGTGCGCTTCTATGAGCGCCACGGGTTTGAAAAAGTAGGGGAGCAGTTTACGGAGGCCGGTATCGAGCATTACAAAATGCAGTGGAAACGCCCCGCCTAA
- a CDS encoding sigma-70 family RNA polymerase sigma factor, whose product MTSLEFTNQVQKISYSLKPVAMNLTRDADDAKDLVQETLLKALLNKDKFKAGTNLKAWLYTIMRNTFINNYNKITKRNSNIDSTEYFQYFNTDENYITHNGATSDFVVTDINEAIAGLSADYRTPFMMYYIGYKYLEIAEKLQIPIGTVKNRIHIARKELKQALKTYAPGV is encoded by the coding sequence ATGACCTCTTTGGAATTCACGAACCAAGTACAGAAGATTTCTTACTCCCTAAAGCCCGTGGCGATGAACCTGACCCGCGACGCTGATGATGCCAAGGATCTGGTGCAGGAAACCCTGCTGAAAGCGCTCCTGAACAAGGACAAGTTTAAGGCGGGTACCAACCTGAAGGCGTGGTTGTACACCATCATGCGCAACACCTTCATCAACAACTACAATAAAATCACCAAGCGCAATAGCAATATTGACAGCACGGAGTATTTTCAGTACTTCAATACTGACGAAAACTACATCACGCACAACGGTGCGACCTCGGACTTCGTAGTAACAGATATCAACGAAGCCATAGCCGGTCTTTCGGCCGACTACCGGACTCCGTTCATGATGTATTACATTGGTTACAAGTATTTGGAAATTGCCGAGAAGCTGCAAATTCCCATTGGCACCGTCAAAAACCGTATTCACATCGCCCGCAAAGAGCTCAAGCAGGCGCTGAAGACATACGCCCCCGGCGTGTAG
- a CDS encoding phytoene desaturase family protein translates to MSKDIIVIGAGFAGLAAATSLAQRGYRVTVLEKNEGPGGRARVFKAQGYTFDMGPSWYWMPDIFEKYFARFGKKVSDYYDLVRLDPSYQVIFKGQEAVDIPARMSELRELFERYEPGSAARLDEFLRQAAYKYEVGINKFVHMPGRSLLEFADPRLLVDAVRLDLLQSMHKHVRKFFKDPRLLELVEFPVLFLGATSENTPALYSLMNYADLALGTWYPMGGMHKIVEGMVQLAQERGVKLEYNVPVQEIVVDKGRATGVQTASGFRPADVVVAGADYNHAEQHLLAPQWRHYDEAYWDSRTMAPSSLLFYLGVNKRLPKLRHHNLFFDEDFTLHSEEIYENPKWPSRPLFYVSAPSKTDPSVAPEGCENIFLLIPVAPNLPDPEETREYYYNLIMDRLERHCGTSIRDAVVYKRSYAHQDFVQDYNSYKGNAYGLANTLRQTAILKPTLKSKKVNNLYFTGQLTVPGPGVPPSLISGQVVAREVEKEYPA, encoded by the coding sequence GTGAGTAAAGACATCATTGTAATTGGGGCCGGTTTTGCGGGGTTGGCCGCCGCTACCTCCTTGGCCCAGCGGGGCTACCGCGTAACGGTTCTGGAGAAAAACGAAGGCCCCGGCGGCCGGGCCCGAGTGTTTAAGGCACAAGGCTACACCTTCGATATGGGCCCTAGCTGGTACTGGATGCCCGATATTTTTGAAAAGTACTTCGCCCGCTTCGGCAAGAAAGTATCGGATTATTATGATCTGGTCCGGCTTGATCCGTCGTATCAGGTAATATTCAAAGGCCAGGAAGCCGTGGATATTCCGGCCCGTATGAGCGAGCTGCGCGAACTGTTTGAGCGCTACGAGCCCGGCAGCGCCGCCCGCCTCGATGAGTTTCTGCGTCAGGCGGCCTACAAGTACGAGGTCGGCATCAATAAATTTGTGCACATGCCCGGCCGCTCCCTGCTGGAGTTTGCCGATCCGCGCCTGCTGGTAGACGCCGTGCGCCTGGACCTGTTGCAGAGCATGCACAAGCATGTGCGCAAGTTCTTTAAAGACCCACGGCTGCTGGAGCTGGTGGAGTTTCCGGTGCTGTTCCTGGGCGCCACTTCTGAAAATACGCCGGCCCTGTACTCACTCATGAACTACGCCGATCTGGCCCTAGGCACTTGGTACCCGATGGGCGGCATGCACAAGATTGTGGAAGGCATGGTGCAGCTGGCCCAGGAGCGGGGCGTAAAGCTGGAATACAACGTGCCGGTTCAGGAAATTGTGGTAGACAAGGGCCGTGCCACCGGCGTACAAACCGCCTCCGGCTTCCGCCCCGCCGATGTGGTGGTGGCAGGCGCCGACTACAACCACGCTGAGCAGCACCTGCTGGCTCCGCAGTGGCGCCACTACGATGAGGCCTACTGGGACAGCCGCACCATGGCGCCATCGTCGCTCTTGTTTTACCTGGGGGTGAATAAGCGTCTGCCCAAGCTGCGGCACCACAATCTGTTCTTTGATGAGGACTTCACGCTGCACTCGGAGGAGATTTATGAGAACCCCAAGTGGCCTAGCCGGCCGCTGTTCTACGTATCGGCGCCTTCCAAAACCGACCCCAGCGTAGCGCCCGAAGGCTGCGAGAATATCTTTCTGCTGATTCCGGTGGCGCCCAACCTGCCCGATCCCGAGGAAACCCGGGAATACTACTACAACCTGATTATGGACCGCTTGGAGCGCCACTGTGGCACCAGCATCCGCGACGCCGTAGTGTACAAGCGCAGCTACGCCCATCAGGATTTTGTGCAGGACTACAACAGCTACAAAGGCAACGCCTATGGCCTAGCCAACACTCTGCGGCAAACGGCTATCCTGAAGCCCACGCTCAAGAGCAAAAAGGTGAACAATCTGTATTTTACGGGTCAGCTTACGGTGCCTGGGCCGGGTGTGCCGCCTTCCCTCATCTCGGGGCAGGTGGTGGCGCGGGAGGTGGAGAAGGAGTACCCCGCCTAA
- a CDS encoding PhoH family protein, translated as MVEKVITLENVSLVEFLGPDNQNIRQLAAAFPGSKIISRGNEIKIQGQPVVISRINDILSALLEHYHQYGQITDKTVSQYLSSADEDQQDRLLAASPDVILFGAKGGIIKAKTANQQRLVDAVLKNDLVFALGPAGTGKTYISVALAVRALKNKEVKKIIISRPVVEAGESLGFLPGDMKEKVDPYLRPIYDALEDMLPPEKFKFYLENKTIEIAPLAYMRGRTLNNAFVLLDEAQNTTPSQLKMFLTRMGPSAKVMVNGDRSQIDLPTKQKSGLIQALDILRDVNGIAFVEMNADDVVRHRLVKQIVQAYDKFDVEMQHEQANQANRPIREYQPYRRPNNPGNAGSDPGKHPDARREDDGTQELPVNHEQQL; from the coding sequence TTGGTCGAGAAAGTCATAACGCTCGAAAATGTGTCCCTGGTTGAGTTTCTGGGGCCCGATAACCAAAACATCCGCCAGCTGGCGGCTGCGTTCCCCGGCAGTAAAATCATCTCCAGGGGCAATGAAATCAAGATTCAGGGTCAGCCTGTAGTCATCAGCCGCATCAACGATATTCTTTCGGCGCTGCTGGAGCACTACCACCAATACGGCCAGATTACCGACAAAACGGTATCCCAATACCTGAGCTCAGCCGACGAAGATCAGCAGGACCGGTTGCTGGCGGCCTCACCCGATGTAATTCTGTTCGGCGCTAAAGGAGGCATAATCAAGGCCAAAACCGCCAACCAGCAACGCCTGGTAGATGCCGTGCTCAAGAACGACTTGGTGTTTGCGCTCGGGCCAGCCGGTACGGGCAAAACCTATATTTCGGTGGCGCTGGCTGTTCGGGCTCTTAAGAATAAAGAGGTCAAGAAAATCATCATCTCCCGCCCCGTGGTGGAAGCCGGTGAAAGCTTAGGCTTCCTGCCCGGCGACATGAAGGAGAAGGTAGACCCCTACCTGCGCCCGATTTACGATGCGCTGGAAGACATGCTACCGCCCGAGAAATTCAAGTTCTACCTCGAGAACAAGACCATTGAAATTGCGCCTCTGGCCTACATGCGCGGCCGCACGCTCAACAATGCCTTTGTGCTCCTTGATGAAGCCCAGAACACCACCCCTTCGCAGCTCAAGATGTTCCTGACGCGTATGGGCCCCTCGGCCAAGGTGATGGTGAACGGCGACCGGAGCCAGATTGACCTGCCCACGAAGCAGAAGTCCGGTCTGATTCAGGCGCTGGATATTCTGCGGGATGTAAACGGCATTGCCTTCGTGGAAATGAATGCTGATGACGTGGTGCGCCACCGCCTAGTGAAGCAGATTGTGCAGGCCTACGACAAGTTCGACGTGGAAATGCAGCACGAGCAAGCCAACCAGGCCAACCGCCCGATTCGGGAATACCAGCCCTACCGCCGGCCCAACAACCCCGGCAACGCGGGCTCCGACCCCGGCAAGCATCCTGATGCCCGCCGCGAGGACGATGGCACGCAGGAGCTGCCCGTGAACCACGAACAACAACTCTAG
- a CDS encoding sterol desaturase family protein: MTTLAAVAVTTATFLGMEFVAWFMHRFVLHGPLWFLHRSHHVRHPHRFERNDFFFLFYGSLSMLLIMYGSAEKDFRFWMGVGIASYGTLYFFVHDVLIHGRMRFWRKSRNTYLRALNMAHKVHHKANSRDGSEEFGLLWVSPKYFVLALRKPAPTRVLRQRTSSIG, encoded by the coding sequence ATGACAACGCTGGCAGCCGTGGCCGTTACGACGGCTACCTTTCTCGGAATGGAGTTCGTGGCGTGGTTTATGCACCGCTTTGTGCTGCATGGGCCACTCTGGTTTTTGCACCGCTCGCACCACGTACGCCACCCACACCGGTTTGAGCGCAACGATTTTTTCTTTCTGTTCTATGGTTCTCTTTCCATGCTGCTCATCATGTACGGGTCGGCGGAGAAGGACTTTCGGTTCTGGATGGGAGTAGGCATTGCGAGCTACGGAACGCTCTACTTCTTTGTGCACGATGTCCTGATCCATGGGCGCATGCGGTTCTGGCGGAAGTCGCGCAATACGTATCTGCGGGCCCTGAATATGGCCCACAAGGTGCATCATAAGGCCAATAGTCGGGATGGATCAGAGGAGTTTGGGTTGTTGTGGGTTTCTCCTAAGTATTTTGTTTTGGCCCTGCGTAAGCCAGCTCCCACGCGAGTGCTACGCCAGCGGACGAGTTCTATCGGTTAA
- the hscB gene encoding Fe-S protein assembly co-chaperone HscB: MTPDYFEFYELHESFRPDEAAIKRKYYALSREYHPDFHATASSERQQEILQLATLNTNAYRTLSDSDQRMAYILRRHDLLEEGKQEMPADFLMEVMDLNEQLMELEFEPDPETVQRVEIEVQDLSDTLDAGIEPVVAGYEGLPVDTRPQALQQIRTYYLKKRYLLRIKESLTKFATRS, from the coding sequence ATGACTCCCGATTACTTCGAATTTTACGAGCTGCACGAATCCTTTCGCCCCGATGAGGCCGCTATTAAGCGCAAATACTACGCGCTCAGCCGTGAGTACCACCCCGATTTTCACGCTACGGCCAGCTCGGAGCGCCAGCAGGAAATTCTGCAGCTGGCCACACTCAACACCAACGCCTACCGGACCCTCTCTGACTCTGATCAGCGCATGGCCTACATCCTGCGCCGGCACGACCTGCTGGAAGAAGGCAAACAGGAAATGCCCGCCGATTTTTTGATGGAGGTGATGGATTTGAACGAGCAGCTGATGGAGCTGGAGTTTGAGCCAGATCCCGAAACGGTGCAGCGCGTAGAAATTGAAGTGCAGGATCTTTCTGATACACTCGATGCCGGAATAGAGCCCGTTGTGGCTGGCTATGAAGGACTACCGGTGGATACGCGCCCACAGGCGCTGCAACAAATCAGGACTTATTATCTCAAAAAGCGCTATTTGTTGCGGATTAAGGAAAGTCTCACTAAGTTTGCCACCCGTTCCTGA
- a CDS encoding MarR family winged helix-turn-helix transcriptional regulator translates to MAEIFETQHPTAQAADMATFAAWLHARTTAPPDAATVTRVEAKPGEFDESIIGKLITFMYRYARTYLRLALEGSPLLTSDDFTYLATVYGHQPLSKTEVIGRNIHEKPTGTEVIKRLLKQGLIAEQAHETDRRSKLLTITDTGRQVLFQLFGRMSQVAYMIAGNLEPAERRQLLYLLLKLDHFHHDIFLHDRSKSFEELVQARFPQLPVPGGPPAQ, encoded by the coding sequence ATGGCGGAAATTTTCGAAACTCAGCACCCTACAGCGCAGGCCGCCGATATGGCCACTTTTGCGGCGTGGCTGCATGCGCGTACTACCGCCCCGCCCGATGCGGCGACAGTTACGCGCGTAGAAGCTAAGCCCGGCGAGTTTGATGAATCCATCATCGGCAAGCTGATTACATTTATGTACCGCTACGCGCGTACCTATCTAAGGCTGGCGCTGGAAGGCTCTCCGCTGCTCACCTCCGATGATTTTACCTATCTGGCTACAGTATACGGCCATCAGCCCTTAAGCAAAACCGAGGTTATTGGGCGCAACATCCACGAAAAGCCCACTGGTACTGAAGTAATTAAGCGTTTGCTCAAACAAGGCCTGATTGCCGAGCAAGCCCACGAAACGGACCGCCGTAGCAAGCTCCTGACCATCACCGACACTGGCCGTCAGGTGCTGTTTCAGCTCTTCGGCCGGATGAGCCAGGTGGCCTACATGATAGCGGGTAATCTGGAGCCCGCTGAGCGCCGGCAGCTTCTCTATTTGCTTCTGAAACTCGACCACTTTCACCACGATATTTTCTTGCACGATCGTTCCAAAAGCTTCGAGGAGCTGGTGCAAGCCCGCTTCCCCCAGTTGCCTGTGCCGGGAGGCCCACCCGCTCAGTAG
- a CDS encoding enoyl-CoA hydratase/isomerase family protein — MDNMPTQELEALRYIRYEAQDSIGYITLNRPDKRNALNADVVTELKQTFEFAEDDETCKVIVLRAAGEVFCAGADLGYIQELQGFGYTDNLADSTHLMQLFHQIYTLKKVVIAQVQGHALAGGCGLATICDFAFTVPEAKFGYTEVKIGFLPAIVSVFLLRKIGEMRTKQLLLTGDVISAQTAQEFGLVNFLAPREELADKVRLFARKLCVENSGQSMELTKEMLARIPEMPLEDSLRYAARMNAEARGTLDCRRGIAAFLSKEKIAWDN; from the coding sequence ATGGATAACATGCCTACTCAGGAACTGGAGGCTCTGCGCTACATTCGCTACGAGGCCCAGGATTCCATCGGCTATATAACTCTCAACCGTCCCGATAAGCGCAACGCGCTGAACGCCGATGTGGTGACGGAACTCAAGCAGACTTTCGAGTTTGCCGAAGACGACGAAACCTGCAAAGTGATTGTGCTACGGGCGGCAGGCGAGGTGTTTTGCGCCGGCGCCGACTTAGGCTACATTCAGGAGCTACAAGGCTTCGGCTACACCGATAACCTGGCCGATTCTACGCACCTCATGCAGCTTTTCCACCAGATTTATACCCTTAAAAAGGTAGTAATAGCGCAAGTGCAGGGGCACGCCCTGGCCGGCGGCTGTGGCCTAGCCACCATCTGCGACTTTGCTTTTACGGTGCCCGAAGCCAAATTCGGCTACACCGAAGTGAAAATCGGGTTTCTGCCGGCTATTGTAAGCGTATTTCTGCTGCGCAAAATAGGGGAGATGCGCACCAAACAGTTGCTGCTCACGGGCGATGTTATTTCGGCCCAAACGGCCCAGGAGTTTGGCTTAGTCAATTTCCTGGCTCCTCGCGAAGAACTAGCCGACAAAGTGCGCCTTTTTGCCCGTAAGCTTTGCGTAGAAAACTCTGGCCAAAGCATGGAGCTCACCAAAGAGATGCTGGCTCGTATTCCCGAAATGCCCCTCGAAGATAGCCTGCGCTATGCCGCCCGCATGAACGCCGAGGCAAGGGGCACCCTGGACTGCCGCCGCGGCATTGCGGCCTTCCTGAGCAAAGAAAAAATAGCCTGGGATAACTAG
- a CDS encoding SAM hydrolase/SAM-dependent halogenase family protein → MGLITFLSDFGYRDHYVAAVKARILQLNPAVPVLDISHAIEPFNIAHAVHVLSAVFRDFPAGTVHLIGVNDLGAPRAAWLAAEFAGHYFVSADNGILPLLCDGKPEHLVTIGASQMATSSPTRDLLAPAAVHLAQGGTLLDLGPVATDAYQLLNRQLRLQDNRITGHVVHVDHYGNLITNITRTAVEVLGRNRPSTIHFARETVRDIAPHFQAAPPGEAVCIFNSQDQLCIGINQGNASELLGLYFDSQVDVRFPAES, encoded by the coding sequence ATGGGGTTGATTACGTTTCTCTCGGACTTTGGCTACCGCGACCATTATGTGGCCGCCGTAAAAGCCCGGATTTTGCAGTTGAACCCCGCCGTGCCCGTGCTCGACATTTCGCACGCCATCGAACCCTTTAACATCGCGCACGCCGTTCACGTTCTATCGGCGGTATTTCGCGACTTCCCGGCAGGCACCGTGCACCTCATTGGGGTAAACGATTTGGGAGCTCCCCGCGCCGCCTGGCTCGCCGCTGAGTTTGCTGGCCACTATTTCGTCTCGGCTGATAACGGCATTCTGCCCTTGCTCTGCGACGGCAAGCCGGAGCATCTGGTCACGATTGGCGCCAGTCAAATGGCCACCTCCTCTCCTACCCGCGATTTATTGGCACCGGCCGCCGTGCACTTGGCTCAGGGCGGCACTTTGCTGGATCTTGGCCCTGTGGCTACCGATGCGTATCAGTTGCTCAACCGCCAACTGCGCCTGCAGGATAACCGCATCACCGGCCACGTCGTCCACGTCGATCATTACGGCAACCTCATCACCAATATTACCCGCACGGCCGTGGAAGTGCTGGGCCGCAACCGCCCCAGCACTATCCATTTTGCCCGCGAAACCGTGCGCGATATTGCCCCTCATTTTCAGGCAGCTCCTCCCGGCGAAGCGGTGTGCATCTTCAATAGCCAGGACCAATTGTGCATTGGTATCAACCAGGGAAATGCTTCGGAGCTACTAGGCCTCTACTTCGATTCGCAGGTTGATGTGCGCTTCCCTGCGGAAAGCTGA